The Aeromonas veronii genome includes the window GAAGGCGAACAGGCTGAGGGTGAGCCAGTCAGCCAGCAGCACGTTCATGCTCTTGAGCAGCGCCAGCTTGGCGAAGGCGATGATGAGCGCCAGCACCACGGAGGCCATGTCCAGCCCGCCAAAGCCCGGAATGATGCGACGCAGGGGCACCACCAGCGGGTTGGTGAGCTTGACCACCATCTGGCTCATGGGGTTGTAGAAGTCGGCGCGGGCCCACTGCAGCCAGACGCGCAACAACACCACCATGAGGTAGAGATCGAAAATCGTGTTAATCAGAAAGTAAGCGGTATTCATCTGGGCTCCCGGTTAAGGACTGTGTTCAAAAAAGGGTTTCCATCTCGGCGGCGCGGGTCACGGCTGCCTGCATGGCGCGAGCGGTGAGCGGCATCAGCCCCTGCTCCTGGAAGGTCTTGACCGCCTCGGCCGTGGTGCCCCCCTTGCTGGTCACCTGCTCTCGCAGGGTTTGCAGGGAGAGCTCGGGATTGCGCTCCACCATGGCGGCGGCACCGAGGGCCGTCTGCTGCACCAGCAGCCGGGCCTGCTCGGGGCTGAATCCCATGGCTTCGGCCTCTTCGGCGATGGCCTGCATGAACAGGAAGAAGTAGGCCGGGGCACTGCCCGCCGCGGCGATAACGCCGTTGATCCCCGCCTCCTGCTCGGTCCAGAGGGTCTTGCCCACGGACTGCATCATCTGCTCGGCAAAGTTCCGATCATCCTGTCCGATGGCGGCAGGCGCATAGAGGCCCGTCATGCCGAGCCCCAGCAAGGAGGGGGTATTGGGCATGGCGCGCACGATGCGACTGTGACCGCCCGCCATCTCCTGGAGGCGCTCGACCCGGATGCCGGCGGCAATGGAGATGAGCAGCTTGCCCTCCAGGGAACCGACCCTGGCGACGAGCTCCGTCAGCATGGTTGCCATCAGCTGGGGCTTGACCGCCAGCACGATGGCATCGGCCGCCCTGGCCGCCTCGGTGTTGTCCTGGGTGACACGGATGCCAAACTGGCTGGCCAACTCGTCCAGCTTGGGACGGCTCGGGTTGGCGGCCAGGATGCAGTCGGCGGGGTAGCCCGCCTGGATGAGTCCGGCGATGATACTGCGGCTCATGTTGCCTGCGCCGATAAAGGCAAGAATTCGGTGTTGCATCACGCACTCCTGTGGTCAATGTGATTGGGACATCTGCCGTACCGGCGCCGATACGCCAGGGGATGACAGACTCCCGAAACTGATGGTATTGCCGCCCTGACTGTCGGCCCGCAATGGGCACAATCCCTTCGCCAGTCAGGATGTGCGGCACAGGATGATGAGGCCCGGCGGGGTTGGCCGGGGCAACCGCATCCCGTGCTCGCTATGAGTAGTCGCGGGCGCCGAAGATGGCGGTACCGACCCGTACCATGGTGCTGCCATGGGCGATCGCCGGCTCCAGATCCTCGGTCATCCCCATGGAGAGGGTGTCGACACTCGGGTATTGTCGCGCAAGCTCGGTGAACAGAGCCTGCATGCGTCGCATCTGCCCGGCCAGCACCGCCTCGTCGCTGGTGTGCTCCGGGATAGCCATCAGGCCACGCAGCCGCAGCCGCTCGCAGTTGGCCACCAGGGCCGCCAGCCGGAAAATCTCTTGCTCCGACGTACCGGATTTGCTGCTCTCTCCGCTAATATTGATTTGCAGACAGACATTTAGCGGCGCCATCCCGGCCGGACGTTGGTTGTTGAGGCGCTCGATCAGCTTGTCACGATCGACGCTTTGAACCCAATCGAATCGCTCTGCCACCAATCTGGATTTGTTGGATTGCAGGGGCCCGATAAAGTGCCACTCTATGTCTGCGTAGTCTGCACTCGCCGTCTGCTCGGCCCGGGCACGCAGGGTGTCGATCTTGGTGGCCGCCTCCTGGGCGTAGGATTCGCCGAAGCGACGCTGACCGGCGGCATAGGCGGCCTGAATATCCTCGAGGGGTTTGGTCTTGCTGACCGCGAGCAGCTCAATAGGATCGGCGCCACGGCCAACCCGTCTGGCCGCCTGTATGATACGTTCCTTTACCTGAAGCAGGTGCTGGGCAATCTGGCTCATATTTCGTTCGTGATCTTGTGATGGGAGAAAAACAAATCTATGGATATCACAGAGTTATTGGCTTTTAGTGTAAAGCATAAGGCCTCGGATCTACACCTCTCGGCCGGGGTTCCTCCGATGATCAGGGTTGATGGGGAGGTTCGCAAGATCAATTTGCCCGCCCTGGACCACAGGGAAGTACACGCCCTCATCTATGACATCATGAATGACCACCAGCGCAAGGAGCTGGAGGAGAACTTCGAGGTGGACTTCTCCTTCGAGGTGCCCGGCATGGCGCGCTTCCGGGTCAACGCCTTCCAGCAATCCCGTGGCTCGGGCGCCGTGTTCCGGACCATTCCAAGCCAGGTCATGAGCCTCGAGGATCTGGGGGCACCGGAGATGTTTCGCAAGATAGCCGAGTTCCCCCGCGGGCTGGTGCTGGTCACGGGGCCGACCGGCTCGGGCAAGTCCACCACCCTGGCGGCCATGGTCGACTACATCAATGACAACACTCACCAGCACATCCTCACCATCGAGGATCCCATCGAATTCGTGCACGAGAACAAACGCTGCCTGGTCAACCAGCGCGAAGTCCATCGCGACACCAAGAGCTTCACCAACGCCCTGCGCTCGGCCCTGCGGGAAGACCCCGACATCATACTGGTGGGGGAAATGCGGGACCTCGAAACCATACGCCTGGCCCTGACCGCCGCCGAGACCGGCCACCTGGTGTTTGGCACCCTGCACACCTCGTCAGCGGCCAAGACCATCGACCGTATCATCGACGTCTTCCCGGGCGCAGAGAAGGACATGGTGCGCTCCATGCTCTCCGAATCCCTGCGAGCCGTCATCTCCCAGACCCTGCTCAAGCGGATCGGCGGCGGCCGGGTGGCGGCCCACGAGATCATGCTGGGGATCCCGGCGGTGCGAAACCTCATCCGGGAAGACAAGGTGGCCCAGCTCTACTCTGTCATCCAGACCGGGATGACCCACGGCATGCAGACCATGGATCAGAGCCTCAAGCAGCTCGTCAACCGTGGCGTCGTGGCCGCGCTGGATGCCAAGGCCAAGGCGGCCGATCCCAACAACATTTAAGAGAACCTCAAACCCAAGGAGACGCTATGAACATGGATGTTCTGTTG containing:
- a CDS encoding YggT family protein, which produces MNTAYFLINTIFDLYLMVVLLRVWLQWARADFYNPMSQMVVKLTNPLVVPLRRIIPGFGGLDMASVVLALIIAFAKLALLKSMNVLLADWLTLSLFAFLTVLKKAGSMIFWVLLIRAILSWVSQGRNPIEYVMHQLTEPFLAPIRRILPALGGLDLSVLVAFIALQAINYLLGDLFGQLWWMI
- the proC gene encoding pyrroline-5-carboxylate reductase, which produces MQHRILAFIGAGNMSRSIIAGLIQAGYPADCILAANPSRPKLDELASQFGIRVTQDNTEAARAADAIVLAVKPQLMATMLTELVARVGSLEGKLLISIAAGIRVERLQEMAGGHSRIVRAMPNTPSLLGLGMTGLYAPAAIGQDDRNFAEQMMQSVGKTLWTEQEAGINGVIAAAGSAPAYFFLFMQAIAEEAEAMGFSPEQARLLVQQTALGAAAMVERNPELSLQTLREQVTSKGGTTAEAVKTFQEQGLMPLTARAMQAAVTRAAEMETLF
- a CDS encoding YggS family pyridoxal phosphate-dependent enzyme codes for the protein MSQIAQHLLQVKERIIQAARRVGRGADPIELLAVSKTKPLEDIQAAYAAGQRRFGESYAQEAATKIDTLRARAEQTASADYADIEWHFIGPLQSNKSRLVAERFDWVQSVDRDKLIERLNNQRPAGMAPLNVCLQINISGESSKSGTSEQEIFRLAALVANCERLRLRGLMAIPEHTSDEAVLAGQMRRMQALFTELARQYPSVDTLSMGMTEDLEPAIAHGSTMVRVGTAIFGARDYS
- the tapT gene encoding type IVa pilus ATPase TapT, whose product is MDITELLAFSVKHKASDLHLSAGVPPMIRVDGEVRKINLPALDHREVHALIYDIMNDHQRKELEENFEVDFSFEVPGMARFRVNAFQQSRGSGAVFRTIPSQVMSLEDLGAPEMFRKIAEFPRGLVLVTGPTGSGKSTTLAAMVDYINDNTHQHILTIEDPIEFVHENKRCLVNQREVHRDTKSFTNALRSALREDPDIILVGEMRDLETIRLALTAAETGHLVFGTLHTSSAAKTIDRIIDVFPGAEKDMVRSMLSESLRAVISQTLLKRIGGGRVAAHEIMLGIPAVRNLIREDKVAQLYSVIQTGMTHGMQTMDQSLKQLVNRGVVAALDAKAKAADPNNI